In Oryzihumus leptocrescens, the following are encoded in one genomic region:
- a CDS encoding nuclease-related domain-containing protein → MDIGGMAGPQPEVIRLRYAGRCSCGESVAAGERAGYVRSERRVVCLHCLADRQAGRVDLGALAAEVVVPPAPGVAGGAARRRHGRLVAAREARLAKRSRLVRWWASLGPEPQSTRAWALGALGEERVAACLHGVADRGVLALHDRRVPGRRSNIDHIAVGPAGVFVIDAKRYENAEVRVRRVGGLFTPRRDELLVRGRLRTALVEGLVRQVDAVRTVLDSGTLGSVPVTPVLCFVDGRFPLFTKQFRVGETAVVGPRGLADLVTAPGALDEEQRLAVYCLLAERLRSMT, encoded by the coding sequence ATGGACATCGGGGGGATGGCCGGACCGCAGCCCGAGGTGATCAGGCTCAGGTATGCCGGCCGGTGCAGCTGCGGGGAGTCCGTCGCCGCGGGTGAGCGGGCGGGATACGTCCGCTCGGAGCGGCGCGTCGTGTGCCTGCACTGCCTGGCTGACCGCCAGGCGGGGCGGGTTGACCTGGGTGCCCTCGCGGCCGAGGTCGTCGTGCCGCCGGCGCCCGGCGTGGCCGGCGGAGCGGCCCGCCGCCGGCACGGGCGTCTGGTCGCGGCACGGGAGGCCCGGCTGGCGAAGCGCAGCCGGCTGGTGCGCTGGTGGGCGTCGCTGGGCCCCGAGCCGCAGTCGACGCGTGCCTGGGCACTGGGGGCACTCGGCGAGGAACGCGTCGCCGCGTGCCTGCACGGGGTCGCCGACCGCGGCGTGCTGGCCCTGCACGACCGGCGGGTTCCCGGGCGCCGGAGCAACATCGACCACATCGCCGTCGGGCCGGCGGGCGTCTTCGTCATCGACGCCAAGCGGTATGAGAACGCCGAGGTCCGGGTGCGGCGGGTGGGCGGGCTGTTCACCCCGCGCCGGGACGAGCTGCTCGTGCGCGGGCGGCTCAGGACGGCGCTGGTGGAGGGCTTGGTGCGTCAGGTGGACGCGGTCCGGACGGTCCTCGACTCCGGCACGCTCGGGAGCGTGCCGGTCACGCCCGTGCTGTGCTTCGTCGACGGACGATTTCCGTTGTTCACCAAGCAGTTTCGCGTCGGCGAGACCGCCGTCGTCGGGCCGAGAGGGCTCGCCGACCTGGTCACCGCGCCGGGTGCACTGGACGAGGAGCAGCGGCTCGCGGTCTACTGCCTGCTCGCCGAGCGCCTGCGCAGCATGACCTGA
- a CDS encoding N,N-dimethylformamidase beta subunit family domain-containing protein — MVGRALAAVGGVALTLAMCVASQVARPVRAATSHATAPAPVSPRYTPNAGPAPAADATLRLDPHWRITRLGAEHAIEGWVDRTSVLPGEPVRLHVSSLARRWSVTAFRMGWYGTTGGARVWHASGLPGTPRVAGSLDPTTNTVRTDWPASLSLPTADWPPGAYLLRLDSVAGQRFVPLTVGSPDTTGRIVLVDDVTTWQAYNQWGGYDLYNGPGGTADYADRSRVVTFDRPYDGDGSGGFVVQDLPTIAHAERLGLPLAYATDIDLHAEPALLTGARAVVTLGHDEYWSTAMRSSVTRARDAGVNVAFLGANAVFRHIRLRPTRFGPDRDEVNYKAPSDPMLGVDDAEVTVNWREPPVPRPESVLTGVFYECNPVSAPMVVTDPDSWLFAGTGATAGLHLPRLVGPEYDRVNPGAPTPRSIEVLTHSPVTCRGVASFADSAWYTVASGAGVFASGSNWFTQGLPEAGATGTTARVVGGELTNLLRAFAAGPAGLVHPARPNLAGLHEFTGDPVARAYGQ; from the coding sequence ATGGTGGGACGAGCTCTGGCGGCGGTCGGTGGGGTGGCCCTGACCCTGGCGATGTGCGTCGCCAGCCAGGTCGCCCGCCCGGTCCGGGCCGCGACCTCCCACGCCACGGCCCCGGCCCCCGTCTCACCCCGCTACACGCCGAACGCAGGGCCGGCCCCGGCGGCGGACGCAACGCTTCGACTGGACCCGCACTGGCGGATCACCCGCCTCGGCGCCGAGCACGCCATCGAGGGGTGGGTCGACCGCACCAGCGTCCTTCCGGGTGAGCCGGTGAGGCTGCACGTCTCGAGCCTGGCCCGTCGTTGGTCGGTGACGGCGTTCCGCATGGGCTGGTACGGCACCACGGGTGGCGCGCGCGTCTGGCACGCGAGCGGGCTGCCCGGCACACCCCGCGTCGCGGGCTCCCTCGACCCGACGACGAACACCGTCCGGACGGACTGGCCGGCGTCGCTCTCCCTGCCCACCGCCGACTGGCCGCCGGGGGCCTACCTGCTGCGGCTGGACAGCGTTGCGGGGCAACGGTTCGTGCCCCTCACGGTGGGCTCGCCCGACACCACGGGCCGGATCGTGCTGGTCGACGACGTGACCACGTGGCAGGCCTACAACCAGTGGGGTGGGTACGACCTCTACAACGGCCCGGGCGGCACGGCGGACTACGCGGACCGGTCGCGCGTGGTCACCTTCGACCGGCCGTATGACGGGGACGGGTCCGGCGGGTTCGTCGTGCAGGACCTGCCCACGATCGCCCATGCCGAGCGGCTCGGGCTGCCGCTGGCGTACGCGACCGACATCGACCTGCACGCGGAGCCGGCACTCCTGACCGGTGCCCGGGCGGTGGTGACGCTGGGCCATGACGAGTACTGGTCGACCGCCATGCGCAGCTCGGTGACACGGGCGCGGGACGCCGGTGTCAACGTGGCCTTCCTGGGCGCCAACGCGGTGTTCCGGCACATCCGGCTGAGGCCGACCCGGTTCGGGCCGGACCGGGACGAGGTCAACTACAAGGCGCCCTCGGACCCGATGCTCGGCGTCGACGACGCGGAGGTCACCGTCAACTGGCGCGAGCCGCCGGTGCCCCGGCCGGAGAGCGTGCTCACGGGCGTGTTCTACGAGTGCAACCCGGTCAGCGCCCCGATGGTCGTCACCGACCCGGACAGCTGGTTGTTCGCCGGGACCGGGGCGACGGCGGGTCTGCACCTGCCGCGCCTGGTCGGGCCGGAGTACGACCGGGTGAACCCCGGCGCGCCCACGCCGAGGAGCATCGAGGTGCTCACCCACTCGCCGGTCACCTGCCGCGGCGTCGCCAGCTTCGCCGACAGCGCGTGGTACACCGTGGCCTCCGGCGCCGGGGTGTTCGCCTCCGGCAGCAACTGGTTCACCCAGGGGCTTCCCGAAGCCGGGGCAACCGGCACCACCGCCCGGGTCGTCGGCGGTGAGCTGACCAACCTGCTGCGCGCGTTCGCCGCCGGGCCGGCCGGGTTGGTGCATCCGGCGCGACCGAACCTCGCCGGCCTGCACGAGTTCACCGGCGACCCGGTGGCCAGGGCGTACGGCCAGTGA
- a CDS encoding alpha/beta fold hydrolase: MGLRRVLGRVGLAALGAFVVLTLAAAAYDWGSAGTVPVPPLDDHGHTVRAGGLTTHYEQWGGSGPPIVLVHGFMESAQVWDRVGPQLAAAGYRVYALDVRGFGYTERRGPYTLAGDTAQLRTFVMALHLDAAHHSTPVLVGHSSGAAIVGDLARTDPSAARRVVFMDGDGTPYGVGPGWVHHLFVDPYATAMLRLATRHTSLAERAYASACGPTCPPFDAQQWLTPLRVPGAEGALKAILSQPLIGLTYAQERQVHVPAVVVYGTLDPQMSRASATATAARLHSHDVVAIPDAGHLVMLAAPDAVSAVLQRLSR; encoded by the coding sequence GTGGGGTTGCGTCGGGTCCTGGGACGGGTCGGCCTCGCCGCGCTCGGCGCATTCGTGGTGCTGACCCTCGCGGCCGCTGCCTACGACTGGGGCAGCGCCGGGACGGTGCCGGTCCCGCCGCTGGACGACCACGGGCACACCGTGCGCGCCGGCGGCCTGACCACGCACTACGAGCAGTGGGGAGGGAGCGGTCCGCCGATCGTGCTGGTGCACGGGTTCATGGAGTCGGCGCAGGTGTGGGACCGCGTCGGCCCGCAGCTGGCTGCCGCCGGCTACCGCGTCTACGCCCTGGACGTGCGAGGGTTCGGCTACACCGAGCGGCGTGGCCCCTACACGCTCGCCGGGGACACCGCCCAGCTGCGCACGTTCGTCATGGCGCTGCACCTCGACGCCGCCCACCACAGCACGCCGGTGCTGGTCGGGCACTCCAGCGGCGCGGCCATCGTCGGTGACCTCGCGCGCACCGACCCGTCGGCAGCGCGCCGCGTCGTGTTCATGGACGGCGACGGCACGCCCTACGGAGTCGGCCCCGGCTGGGTCCACCACCTGTTCGTCGACCCGTACGCGACCGCGATGCTCCGCCTCGCCACGAGGCACACCAGCCTGGCCGAGCGCGCCTACGCCAGCGCGTGCGGGCCGACCTGTCCGCCGTTCGACGCGCAGCAGTGGCTCACGCCCCTGCGCGTGCCGGGCGCGGAGGGCGCGCTCAAGGCCATCCTGAGCCAGCCGCTCATCGGCCTGACCTACGCCCAGGAGCGGCAGGTCCACGTCCCGGCCGTGGTCGTCTACGGCACCCTGGACCCGCAGATGAGCCGGGCCAGCGCGACCGCGACCGCCGCGAGGCTGCACAGCCACGACGTGGTCGCGATCCCCGACGCCGGACACCTGGTGATGCTCGCGGCTCCGGACGCGGTATCCGCTGTCCTGCAACGCCTTTCACGCTGA
- a CDS encoding ubiquinol-cytochrome c reductase iron-sulfur subunit — protein MARTSLRTAPLEHRDQLWRRVRDQPGWLILPLRAFLGVTFTYAALQKFANPGFLDASDPTSIGRQMAALEHSSPIGPLVSLSLHVPVLVGLLIATGELLVGVATLLGLWARAAAAAGALLALTFYLTVSWNTTPYYVGADIVFVFAWSVIIAFGAGGVLSVDAWLRDRARRDLRLGPEPATVAVAVPRLRQLCARGGKCGLAGDGQCTRLAGCPVFPVEEQLRPDLRAEIQRRTVVKGGAAAAAVGTLAVMAAALTAMVGRAVGGVTRVAGPAAPGPTSAQPTSAATSATVVGTVASLPVGQGVSFTNPADGNPGWVVHSAANTFVAFSAVCTHAGCPVQYDPASVQFLCPCHGGVYDGRTGQVLQGPPPAPLPSIPVHVVGGQIRVG, from the coding sequence GTGGCGCGCACCTCACTGCGAACGGCCCCGCTGGAGCACCGCGACCAGCTCTGGCGACGCGTGCGGGACCAACCCGGGTGGCTGATCCTGCCGCTGCGCGCCTTCCTCGGCGTGACGTTCACCTACGCAGCGCTGCAGAAGTTCGCGAACCCGGGCTTCCTCGACGCGAGCGACCCCACCTCGATCGGCCGGCAGATGGCGGCTCTCGAGCACAGCAGTCCGATCGGGCCGCTGGTGTCCCTGTCGCTGCACGTCCCGGTGCTGGTCGGCCTGCTCATCGCCACCGGTGAGCTGCTCGTCGGGGTGGCGACCCTGCTCGGCCTGTGGGCCCGCGCGGCCGCGGCCGCCGGCGCCCTGCTCGCGCTGACCTTCTACCTCACCGTCAGCTGGAACACCACGCCCTACTACGTCGGCGCCGACATCGTGTTCGTCTTCGCCTGGTCGGTCATCATCGCCTTCGGCGCCGGGGGAGTGCTCAGCGTGGATGCCTGGCTCCGGGACCGGGCCCGCCGCGACCTGCGGCTGGGGCCCGAGCCGGCCACCGTCGCTGTCGCCGTGCCCCGGCTGCGCCAGCTGTGCGCCCGGGGCGGCAAGTGCGGGCTGGCGGGCGACGGGCAGTGCACCCGGTTGGCGGGCTGCCCGGTCTTCCCCGTCGAGGAGCAGCTGCGCCCCGACCTCCGGGCCGAGATCCAGCGGCGCACCGTGGTCAAGGGTGGTGCGGCAGCCGCGGCCGTCGGCACCCTGGCCGTCATGGCCGCGGCCCTCACCGCGATGGTGGGCCGCGCCGTCGGCGGTGTCACCCGTGTGGCCGGCCCCGCGGCTCCCGGCCCGACCAGCGCCCAACCCACGTCAGCGGCCACGTCGGCCACCGTCGTCGGGACCGTCGCCTCGCTGCCGGTGGGCCAGGGGGTGTCCTTCACCAACCCCGCCGACGGCAACCCCGGCTGGGTCGTGCACTCCGCGGCCAACACCTTCGTCGCCTTCTCCGCGGTCTGCACCCACGCGGGCTGCCCGGTGCAGTACGACCCCGCCAGCGTCCAGTTCCTCTGCCCCTGCCACGGCGGGGTGTATGACGGTCGCACCGGCCAGGTGCTCCAGGGCCCGCCGCCCGCGCCGCTCCCGAGCATCCCCGTCCACGTCGTCGGCGGCCAGATCCGGGTTGGCTAA
- a CDS encoding iron-sulfur cluster assembly protein — protein MPGAHLPAVDLAAARVAAGSVPDPEIRRTLADLDLLDEVGADASGTVTVRYHLTSPLCPSPFAIDIGREVRRRVEALPGVARCRVDIRDHFIAEEISRQVNEGPVTAAPAWLR, from the coding sequence ATGCCGGGTGCCCACCTCCCAGCGGTGGACCTGGCCGCCGCGCGGGTCGCGGCGGGCAGCGTCCCGGACCCGGAGATCCGCCGCACGCTTGCCGACCTGGACCTGCTCGACGAGGTGGGCGCCGACGCCTCCGGCACGGTGACCGTGCGCTACCACCTCACCTCGCCGCTGTGCCCTTCGCCGTTCGCCATCGACATCGGCCGGGAGGTCCGTCGCCGGGTCGAGGCCCTGCCGGGGGTGGCCCGGTGCCGCGTGGACATCCGCGACCACTTCATCGCCGAGGAGATCTCCCGCCAGGTGAACGAGGGACCCGTGACGGCCGCCCCGGCGTGGCTGCGATGA
- a CDS encoding amidohydrolase family protein, whose translation MKNGKFCMDAHTGYWDASPENTKNRYGDAFIETFYAFHNGFNPTGQPQWTMDYDTQFRKVDPDWYLDTMFVQGDSDMAILSTQVLMDFYRTGFVNPERNAELVKRAPNRLIALGGIDPRSPDALEQVDHQVTDLGMRGFKWYTAEWRGESRGWKANDPMVFPLYERCIELGITNMHFHKGPAVEPLALERFDVRDIDEPSTLYPELNFIVDHVGLPRLDDFCWLSARSPNVYASLAVALAFVHNRPRFFGNVMANLLFWLGPDRIIYGTDFPIWYPQWQLDDFMAFQIPADIEDEYGVSLTDEVKEKIIGGNIARLYGIDTEARLKELKGDEFDVRREERIARIPTETAGEAAESETGVAGTPR comes from the coding sequence ATGAAGAACGGCAAGTTCTGTATGGACGCGCACACGGGCTACTGGGACGCCAGCCCGGAGAACACGAAGAACCGGTACGGCGACGCCTTCATCGAGACGTTCTACGCCTTCCACAACGGCTTCAACCCGACCGGGCAGCCGCAGTGGACCATGGACTACGACACGCAGTTCCGCAAGGTCGACCCCGACTGGTACCTCGACACGATGTTCGTCCAGGGCGACTCGGACATGGCGATCCTGTCCACGCAGGTCCTCATGGACTTCTACAGGACCGGCTTCGTCAACCCCGAGCGCAACGCCGAGCTGGTCAAGCGCGCGCCCAACCGGCTGATCGCGCTCGGCGGCATCGACCCCCGCTCGCCGGATGCCCTCGAGCAGGTCGACCACCAGGTCACCGACCTCGGGATGCGGGGGTTCAAGTGGTACACAGCCGAGTGGCGCGGGGAGTCGCGCGGCTGGAAGGCCAACGACCCCATGGTGTTCCCGCTGTACGAGCGGTGCATCGAGCTCGGCATCACCAACATGCACTTCCACAAGGGCCCGGCCGTCGAGCCGCTGGCGCTCGAGCGGTTCGACGTGCGAGACATCGACGAGCCCTCGACGCTCTACCCCGAGCTGAACTTCATCGTCGACCACGTCGGCCTGCCGCGGCTGGACGATTTCTGCTGGCTCTCCGCGCGCAGCCCCAACGTCTACGCCTCGCTCGCCGTCGCGCTGGCCTTCGTGCACAACCGGCCGCGCTTCTTCGGCAACGTCATGGCGAACCTGCTGTTCTGGCTCGGCCCGGACCGGATCATCTACGGCACCGACTTCCCGATCTGGTATCCCCAGTGGCAGCTCGACGACTTCATGGCCTTCCAGATCCCGGCCGACATCGAGGACGAGTACGGCGTCTCGCTCACCGACGAGGTCAAGGAGAAGATCATCGGCGGCAACATCGCCCGGCTCTACGGCATCGACACCGAGGCCAGGCTCAAGGAGCTCAAGGGCGACGAGTTCGACGTGCGCCGCGAGGAGCGGATCGCCCGGATCCCCACGGAGACCGCGGGGGAGGCCGCCGAGAGCGAGACCGGCGTCGCCGGCACCCCGCGGTGA
- a CDS encoding zinc-dependent alcohol dehydrogenase family protein, translated as MKALVYHGPGQKAWEEVPDPVIIEPTDVIVRVETTTICGTDLHILKGDVPAVTDGRILGHEGVGTVTEVGPAVSSVAVGDRVIISCISACGACSYCHQGLYAHCLAKEGASGIGWIFGHLINGTQAELVRVPFADNSVYKVPAGVSDDAAVMLSDILPTGFEIGVRYGKVKPGDVVAVVGAGPVGLAAMMTANLYGAARIIALDLDANRLDQALTFGATDTVDSSAPDWEQRVRAMTDGMGVDVAIEAVGIPSTFEACTRIVRPGGSVANVGVHGAPVQLALQDLWIMDLSITMGLVSTSTTPMLLKLVAQHKLAAERFATHHFGFDQVLEAYDTFGRAAESKALKVVIRR; from the coding sequence ATGAAGGCACTCGTCTACCACGGACCCGGGCAGAAGGCGTGGGAGGAGGTCCCGGACCCGGTGATCATCGAGCCGACCGACGTCATCGTCCGGGTCGAGACCACGACGATCTGCGGCACCGACCTGCACATCCTCAAGGGCGACGTCCCCGCCGTGACCGACGGGCGCATCCTCGGGCACGAGGGCGTCGGCACCGTGACCGAGGTCGGCCCGGCGGTCTCGAGCGTGGCGGTCGGTGACCGGGTGATCATCTCGTGCATCAGCGCCTGCGGGGCCTGCTCCTACTGCCACCAGGGTCTCTACGCGCACTGCCTGGCCAAGGAGGGCGCCAGCGGAATCGGGTGGATCTTCGGGCACCTCATCAACGGCACCCAGGCCGAGCTGGTGCGGGTGCCGTTCGCGGACAACTCCGTCTACAAGGTCCCCGCGGGCGTGAGCGACGACGCCGCGGTGATGCTGTCCGACATCCTGCCGACCGGCTTCGAGATCGGCGTGCGCTACGGCAAGGTCAAGCCGGGCGACGTGGTGGCCGTGGTGGGGGCCGGCCCGGTCGGGCTCGCGGCGATGATGACGGCGAACCTCTACGGTGCCGCGCGGATCATCGCCCTCGACCTCGACGCCAACCGGCTCGACCAGGCGCTGACGTTCGGCGCGACGGACACCGTGGACAGCAGCGCCCCGGACTGGGAGCAGCGGGTCAGGGCGATGACCGACGGGATGGGCGTGGACGTGGCGATCGAGGCCGTCGGCATCCCGTCGACGTTCGAGGCGTGCACGAGGATCGTGCGGCCGGGTGGGTCCGTCGCCAACGTCGGCGTGCACGGCGCTCCCGTCCAGCTGGCGCTGCAGGACCTGTGGATCATGGACCTGTCGATCACCATGGGCCTGGTCAGCACCTCGACCACGCCGATGCTGCTGAAGCTGGTGGCCCAGCACAAGCTCGCGGCGGAGCGGTTCGCCACCCACCACTTCGGGTTCGACCAGGTGTTGGAGGCCTACGACACGTTTGGTCGCGCGGCCGAGTCCAAGGCCCTGAAGGTGGTCATCCGCCGCTGA
- a CDS encoding D-alanyl-D-alanine carboxypeptidase family protein — MPPSRANCSWGTSAEVTGPGTGEVTVMRGPGGPPRRSVHGFAAYDREVLRSAGRWRWRALVVGLAMVAVLVGAGVGVVRRLGAPLPVTAVRPALPVIEIAPGRLPALSWPHEGQAAVTAEGIGTLGVHGTGRPIPIGSVAKVMTALVILHDHPLTGSHSGPLLSVGHADEHAYTAAIGTGDSLLQVRAGERITERQALEALMLPSADNVADLLAAWDAHSAPAFVAKMNRTARQLGATRTHYADASGLSPRTTSTATDQVRIGERALTVPVLRSIVGERTARFPVAGLVENYNVLLGQDGVIGIKTGSTRAAGGNLLFAASKVILGRPVTLVGAVLGQSVGIAPLDALARALATSRTLVRQAFGALQLNRTAIAGTRAGWAVTPWGEPVELAVAADRTGLVVPEQATSVREHACVIVTPAAARAPCGSITLTQGDALSGHTTAEVGLVHSAVVGPSVFWRLTHLP, encoded by the coding sequence ATGCCGCCGTCCCGGGCGAACTGCTCCTGGGGGACGTCGGCTGAGGTCACGGGCCCCGGGACGGGTGAGGTAACCGTGATGCGGGGGCCGGGTGGACCGCCCCGCCGGTCGGTTCATGGGTTCGCCGCCTACGATCGCGAAGTGCTCAGGTCTGCGGGTCGGTGGCGGTGGCGGGCCCTGGTGGTGGGTCTTGCCATGGTGGCCGTCTTGGTGGGTGCGGGCGTGGGTGTGGTGCGACGGCTCGGCGCCCCGTTGCCGGTGACCGCGGTGCGGCCGGCGCTGCCCGTGATTGAGATTGCGCCGGGGAGGCTTCCGGCTCTCAGCTGGCCTCACGAGGGGCAGGCAGCGGTCACCGCGGAGGGCATAGGCACGCTGGGGGTGCACGGGACGGGCCGACCCATCCCGATCGGGAGCGTCGCGAAGGTGATGACCGCGCTCGTCATCCTGCACGACCATCCGCTGACCGGATCACACAGTGGGCCACTCCTCAGCGTCGGGCACGCCGACGAGCACGCCTACACCGCAGCGATCGGGACAGGGGACTCGTTGCTGCAGGTGAGGGCGGGCGAACGGATCACCGAGCGGCAGGCACTGGAAGCCCTCATGTTGCCGTCCGCGGACAACGTGGCCGACCTGCTCGCAGCCTGGGACGCGCACAGCGCGCCGGCGTTCGTGGCGAAGATGAACCGCACCGCACGCCAGCTGGGCGCGACACGTACCCACTACGCGGACGCCAGCGGCCTGAGTCCGAGGACCACGAGCACCGCCACCGACCAGGTTCGCATCGGTGAGCGCGCCCTGACGGTCCCGGTCCTGCGGTCCATCGTCGGTGAGCGCACGGCACGCTTCCCCGTGGCCGGCCTCGTGGAGAACTACAACGTGCTCCTGGGTCAGGACGGTGTCATCGGGATCAAGACGGGGTCCACCCGCGCGGCGGGTGGAAACCTGCTGTTCGCGGCGAGCAAGGTGATCCTTGGCCGGCCGGTGACGCTCGTCGGGGCGGTCCTGGGACAGTCGGTGGGCATCGCCCCTCTGGACGCGTTGGCCAGGGCGCTGGCCACCTCGAGGACGCTGGTCAGGCAGGCGTTCGGGGCCCTGCAGCTCAACCGCACGGCCATCGCCGGGACGCGAGCCGGGTGGGCGGTGACGCCCTGGGGTGAACCGGTCGAGCTCGCCGTCGCCGCCGACCGCACCGGGCTGGTCGTCCCGGAACAGGCGACTTCCGTGCGCGAGCACGCGTGCGTGATCGTGACGCCCGCTGCCGCCCGCGCACCGTGCGGCAGCATCACCCTGACCCAGGGTGATGCCCTCAGTGGCCACACGACTGCCGAGGTTGGGCTGGTGCACAGCGCGGTCGTGGGGCCGTCCGTGTTCTGGCGCCTGACGCACCTGCCGTAG